A section of the Tenrec ecaudatus isolate mTenEca1 chromosome 10, mTenEca1.hap1, whole genome shotgun sequence genome encodes:
- the SPACA9 gene encoding sperm acrosome-associated protein 9, whose product MNEVKESLRNIEQTYKLFQQQQFTFIAALEHCRENAHDKIRPISSIGQVQSYMEHYCNNSTDRRILLMFLDICTELSKLCQRFEALHSGTPVTNNLLEKCKTLVSQSNDLSSLRARYPHDVVNHLSCDEARNHYGGVVSLIPLVLDLMKEWIAHSEKLPRKVLQQVSDPQTKDSSSSSTTAKEATCPHHTTDTQTQLQTKQLRGLLKGSLKPSLKDKGCLKPPWRPPGGKL is encoded by the exons CCTTCATCGCCGCGCTGGAGCACTGCAGGGAGAATGCCCATGACAAGATCCGGCCCATCAGCAGCATCGGGCAG GTGCAGAGCTACATGGAGCACTATTGCAACAACTCCACGGACCGGCGGATTCTGCTCATGTTCCTGGACATCTGTACCGAGCTGAGCAAGCTCTGCCAGCGCTTTGAAGCCCTGCACTCTGGCACCCCGGTCACCAACAACCTCCTGGAGAAATGCAAGACCCTTGTTAGCCAAAGCAACGACCTCAGCAGTCTCAGAGCCCG GTACCCTCACGACGTGGTGAACCACCTCAGCTGCGACGAGGCCAGGAACCACTACGGCGGCGTGGTCAGTCTCATCCCCTTAGTCTTAGACTTAATGAAAGAATGGATCGCCCACTCAGAGAAGCTGCCTCGCAAAGTGCTGCAGCAAGTGAGTGACCCCCAGACGAaggactcctcctcctcctccaccaccgccAAGGAggccacctgtcctcaccatacCACAGACACCCAGACTCAGTTACAAACAAAGCAACTTAGGGGACTTCTAAAGGGCAGCCTTAAACCTAGTCTGAAAGACAAAGGATGTTTAAAACCTCCCTGGAGACCACCTGGTGGGAAACTATAA